A single window of Chloracidobacterium sp. DNA harbors:
- a CDS encoding thioredoxin domain-containing protein, which produces MSKQNQKKSGMPVVIIGIVLLLAVGGGYYLFTSGKPGTPPKTNTNAAANATKTPGIPVNAPLGAQPPNQAGSPTASVTVEEFADFQCGSCAAANPVMSEIKSSYGSRIRFIFRNYPLSIPAHDKSYDAAVTVEAAGMQGKFWEMQNQLFSNQQTWTSNPNYKQLWNEYAQKLGLDLVKLQADVAGIAAKGRVDADLQRGRGLNVNSTPTVYVNGISIPFNEMKVESLKRIIDAELEKAASTPPAAKPAAENTNSNK; this is translated from the coding sequence ATGAGTAAACAGAATCAAAAAAAGAGCGGAATGCCGGTCGTGATCATCGGTATAGTTTTGTTATTGGCAGTTGGCGGTGGTTACTATCTTTTTACATCCGGTAAACCGGGCACACCTCCTAAGACGAATACTAACGCCGCAGCAAACGCTACAAAGACACCGGGAATCCCGGTAAATGCGCCGCTTGGAGCTCAACCGCCGAATCAGGCCGGTTCACCGACAGCATCGGTCACGGTTGAGGAATTTGCCGATTTCCAGTGTGGATCTTGTGCTGCGGCAAACCCGGTGATGTCCGAGATCAAGTCGTCATACGGCAGCCGCATAAGGTTTATCTTCCGTAATTATCCACTGTCGATCCCGGCCCACGACAAATCCTATGATGCCGCCGTGACGGTCGAGGCCGCCGGTATGCAGGGTAAGTTTTGGGAGATGCAAAACCAACTGTTCTCCAATCAGCAGACCTGGACCTCAAACCCGAACTACAAACAGCTTTGGAACGAGTATGCACAGAAGCTGGGCCTGGACCTCGTAAAATTGCAGGCTGACGTTGCCGGCATTGCCGCCAAAGGACGCGTAGACGCTGACCTCCAGCGAGGCCGCGGATTGAACGTAAACTCCACGCCGACCGTTTACGTTAATGGCATATCGATTCCGTTTAACGAAATGAAGGTCGAGAGCCTCAAACGTATAATCGACGCCGAACTTGAAAAAGCAGCTTCAACGCCCCCGGCAGCCAAACCTGCGGCCGAAAACACCAACTCAAATAAGTGA